The Cylindrospermopsis curvispora GIHE-G1 genome contains a region encoding:
- the map gene encoding type I methionyl aminopeptidase, with amino-acid sequence MNILSDLLTLPVQSKPSISHQRRGIEIKSPREIDIMRQSARIVATVLKEISELVEPGMTTADLDAHAEKRIGEMGATPSFKGYHGFPASICSSINHEVVHGIPSHKKVIRSGDVLKVDTGAYYQGFHGDSCITIAVGSVSPDAAKLIEVAEKALYSGIEQVKAGAHLADIAGGIEDYVKTTGFNVVEQFTGHGVGRNLHEEPAVFNYRTREIPNVKLRAGMTLAIEPIINAGSKTTKILSDRWTAVTVDNALSAQFEHTVLVTETGYEILTDRSSL; translated from the coding sequence ATGAACATTCTCAGCGACCTACTTACCTTACCAGTGCAGTCTAAACCTTCCATATCACACCAACGTCGGGGAATAGAAATCAAATCTCCTCGTGAGATTGATATCATGCGACAATCAGCTAGGATTGTTGCTACTGTTCTCAAGGAAATTTCTGAATTGGTTGAACCGGGGATGACCACTGCGGATCTGGATGCACATGCAGAAAAACGTATTGGAGAAATGGGCGCAACTCCCAGTTTTAAAGGATATCATGGATTTCCAGCTTCTATATGTTCTAGCATCAACCACGAGGTGGTACATGGTATTCCCAGCCATAAAAAAGTCATTCGCTCAGGAGATGTATTAAAGGTTGATACAGGAGCATACTATCAAGGTTTCCATGGTGACTCTTGTATCACTATTGCTGTGGGCAGTGTTAGTCCGGATGCAGCAAAACTAATTGAAGTGGCTGAAAAAGCTTTATATTCAGGCATAGAACAAGTGAAAGCAGGTGCCCATCTGGCTGATATTGCTGGTGGGATTGAAGACTATGTTAAAACAACTGGATTTAATGTGGTAGAGCAGTTCACAGGTCATGGGGTGGGTAGAAACCTCCATGAAGAACCTGCAGTTTTTAATTATAGAACTCGTGAAATTCCTAATGTTAAATTACGTGCTGGTATGACCTTGGCCATTGAACCCATAATTAATGCTGGCTCAAAAACTACTAAAATATTAAGTGATAGATGGACTGCTGTTACTGTTGATAATGCTTTATCTGCCCAATTTGAACATACTGTGTTGGTTACGGAAACGGGTTATGAAATCTTAACTGATAGATCATCACTTTAA
- a CDS encoding diflavin flavoprotein: MIDSKPRDVQIGSIGTNTQVLRARSWSRLRFEIEYGLCRGTTANSYLITADKTAIIDPPGASFINIYLAALQNQIHWQNLDYVILGHFSPNRVPTLTALLELAPQITFVCSLPSANNLHSTFPDEDLKILIMRGKETLDLGQGHILKFFPNPSPRWPEALCTYDPQTQILYTGKLFAAHICGDQIFDDNLYSNSDSHYQGLNEDQKYYFNCLMAPHITHVEAALEKIAHLQVQIYGVGHGPLIRSGLIKLTQSYFQWSHAQKEREISVALLYASAYGNTATLAQAIALGITKTGIAVKSINCEFTSPEEIHTTVEKADALIIGTPTIGGHAPTPIQTALAIVLATSDNSKLVGVFGSYGWSGEALDIVETKLKHAGFPFGFDTLKVKFKPDELTLKICEEIGKDFGQNLKNAKKTHPPRKIATPTEQAVSKIVGSVCVLTTKQAEISMAILVTWVSQATFKPPGITVAIAKERAIECLMYIGGKFVLNIFSEDIHTDYIKSFRRNFTPIEEHPSGIRTIVGENSSPILADAAAYLECSVNQHLDCGDHWVIYATVDYGKLINPDGVTAINKTKTSQ; this comes from the coding sequence ATGATAGATTCTAAGCCACGGGATGTACAAATTGGGAGTATTGGGACTAATACACAGGTTTTGAGAGCTAGAAGTTGGTCACGATTAAGGTTTGAAATTGAATATGGACTTTGTCGTGGAACTACTGCTAACTCCTATTTAATCACAGCAGATAAAACTGCTATCATTGATCCACCTGGCGCAAGTTTTATCAACATTTATCTAGCAGCTTTACAAAACCAAATCCATTGGCAAAACTTAGACTATGTAATTTTGGGTCACTTTAGTCCCAATCGCGTACCAACCTTAACAGCATTATTGGAACTAGCACCACAAATTACTTTTGTTTGTTCTCTTCCTAGTGCTAATAATTTACATTCCACTTTCCCAGACGAAGATCTGAAGATTTTGATTATGCGGGGGAAAGAAACTTTAGATTTAGGTCAAGGTCATATTTTAAAGTTCTTCCCCAATCCTAGTCCTCGATGGCCAGAAGCACTTTGTACTTATGACCCACAAACCCAAATTCTTTATACCGGTAAATTATTTGCAGCTCATATTTGTGGTGATCAGATTTTTGATGACAATTTGTATAGCAACTCAGATAGTCATTACCAGGGATTGAACGAAGATCAAAAATACTATTTTAATTGTTTAATGGCACCCCACATAACCCATGTAGAAGCAGCACTAGAAAAAATCGCCCACTTGCAAGTTCAAATCTATGGGGTAGGTCATGGTCCATTGATTCGTAGTGGGTTAATTAAGTTAACTCAATCCTATTTCCAATGGAGTCACGCTCAAAAAGAGCGGGAAATATCCGTAGCTTTACTTTATGCTTCCGCTTATGGAAATACAGCTACCCTAGCACAAGCAATAGCTCTGGGGATAACTAAAACTGGTATAGCAGTCAAATCTATTAATTGTGAATTTACCTCCCCCGAAGAAATTCATACCACCGTGGAAAAAGCAGACGCTTTAATTATTGGTACTCCTACTATCGGTGGTCATGCACCTACACCTATTCAAACCGCATTAGCTATTGTGTTAGCTACTAGCGATAACAGCAAATTGGTGGGTGTATTCGGTTCCTACGGATGGAGTGGAGAAGCTTTAGATATAGTGGAAACAAAACTGAAACATGCAGGGTTTCCCTTTGGATTTGATACCCTAAAAGTCAAATTCAAACCTGATGAACTAACTTTAAAAATCTGTGAGGAAATAGGTAAAGACTTTGGTCAAAACTTAAAGAATGCCAAAAAAACTCACCCACCTCGGAAAATTGCCACACCTACAGAACAAGCAGTAAGTAAAATAGTTGGATCCGTATGTGTATTGACAACTAAACAAGCAGAAATTTCCATGGCAATCTTGGTTACCTGGGTCTCTCAAGCTACATTTAAACCACCGGGAATTACAGTGGCGATCGCTAAGGAAAGAGCCATAGAATGTCTAATGTACATTGGCGGTAAGTTTGTACTGAATATTTTCAGTGAAGATATTCACACGGACTATATAAAATCCTTTCGCAGGAATTTTACTCCCATAGAAGAACATCCGAGTGGGATTAGAACTATAGTAGGGGAAAACAGTTCTCCTATTCTAGCTGATGCAGCTGCTTATTTAGAATGTTCCGTTAATCAGCATTTAGATTGTGGAGATCATTGGGTAATTTATGCTACCGTTGATTACGGTAAACTCATCAATCCTGATGGAGTGACAGCAATAAATAAGACAAAAACCTCACAATGA
- a CDS encoding diflavin flavoprotein — MVAISETPRLTIQTVEIAPHTIAIRSLDWDRDRFDIEFSLQNGTTYNSYLIQGEETILIDTSHQKFRQLYLETLNNLVDPQTIDYIIVSHTEPDHSGLIEDVLRLAPRATVLASRVAIQFLEGLVHSPFSKRIVKSGDRVNIGKGHEIEFVSAPNLHWPDTIFSFDRKTQILYTCDAFGMHFCDHRTFDEDLEAIETDFRFYYDCLMGPNSRSLLNAMKRMGELGKIKIIASGHGPLLYHNLETLTEYYQNWSQKQTKTENTVGLFYVSGYGYSDQLAHAIGDGLQKTGVGVEIIDFHRDNLTEIQELVTRASGLIVGMPPSYSTVAQAGISCLLAGVKNHQFIGLFESFGSDDQPIDILGRKFTDLGIKEGFTAIRIQEIPGESIYKMCNRAGTNLGRLILEKTSNNQVKSLDLNMEKALGRISSGLYIITAKKGEITDGMMASWVAQASFQPLGFTMALAHDRPINNLLQPGDRFILNVLAEGNYQELKKHFLKRLLPGMDRFAGVKFQPGKNGSPILNEALAYMECEVISRMECSDHGILYCTVEDGKVSQTNGLTAVRHRKVGNYY; from the coding sequence ATGGTAGCGATATCAGAGACACCACGTTTGACCATCCAAACTGTAGAAATTGCTCCCCATACCATTGCGATTCGTTCTCTAGATTGGGATCGTGATCGCTTTGATATTGAGTTTAGTTTACAAAATGGCACGACCTATAATTCCTATTTAATACAGGGTGAAGAGACCATTCTGATTGATACATCCCATCAGAAATTTCGTCAATTGTATTTAGAGACCCTAAATAACCTAGTTGACCCTCAGACCATTGATTATATCATCGTTAGTCATACTGAACCCGACCATAGTGGATTAATAGAAGACGTGCTGAGATTAGCACCTAGAGCTACAGTTTTAGCATCCAGAGTTGCCATTCAATTTTTAGAAGGTTTGGTACATAGTCCCTTTTCTAAAAGAATAGTTAAAAGTGGCGATCGCGTGAATATTGGCAAGGGACATGAAATAGAATTTGTCAGCGCTCCCAACTTACACTGGCCAGACACAATTTTTAGCTTTGATCGCAAAACCCAGATTCTTTACACCTGTGATGCTTTTGGGATGCACTTTTGTGATCATCGCACTTTCGACGAAGATTTAGAAGCGATTGAGACTGATTTTAGATTTTATTATGATTGCCTAATGGGTCCAAATTCCCGTTCTTTATTGAATGCTATGAAGAGAATGGGTGAACTAGGCAAAATTAAAATTATTGCTAGTGGACATGGACCCTTACTCTACCATAATCTGGAAACCCTAACCGAATATTATCAAAATTGGAGTCAAAAACAGACCAAGACAGAGAATACTGTAGGTTTATTTTATGTTTCTGGTTATGGATATAGTGATCAGTTAGCCCATGCAATTGGTGATGGACTACAAAAAACAGGTGTGGGGGTAGAAATTATTGATTTCCATAGGGACAACCTTACAGAAATTCAAGAACTAGTCACCAGAGCATCGGGTTTAATTGTAGGAATGCCACCGAGTTATTCAACGGTTGCTCAAGCAGGTATTAGTTGCCTTTTAGCCGGAGTAAAAAATCATCAGTTCATAGGTTTATTTGAGTCTTTTGGCAGTGATGACCAACCAATAGATATCTTAGGAAGGAAGTTTACTGATTTGGGAATTAAAGAGGGATTTACTGCCATTCGCATTCAAGAAATTCCTGGGGAATCCATCTATAAAATGTGTAATAGAGCAGGTACAAATCTAGGGAGATTAATCCTGGAAAAAACTAGTAATAACCAGGTTAAATCTCTGGATTTGAATATGGAAAAAGCCCTAGGGAGAATTAGTAGTGGACTATATATTATAACTGCTAAAAAAGGTGAAATTACTGATGGCATGATGGCTTCTTGGGTGGCACAAGCTAGTTTTCAACCCTTGGGATTTACCATGGCACTCGCCCATGATCGACCTATTAATAATCTATTACAACCAGGCGATCGCTTTATTCTTAATGTCTTAGCAGAAGGAAACTATCAAGAGTTGAAAAAACACTTTCTCAAACGATTACTACCAGGTATGGATAGATTTGCAGGAGTGAAATTTCAACCCGGTAAAAATGGTTCACCAATCTTAAATGAAGCCCTAGCATATATGGAATGTGAAGTCATCAGCAGGATGGAATGTAGTGACCATGGAATCTTATATTGCACTGTTGAAGATGGCAAAGTTTCTCAAACTAATGGTTTAACAGCAGTGCGTCACCGTAAAGTAGGAAACTATTATTAA
- the dapF gene encoding diaminopimelate epimerase, which translates to MTIEFTKYHGLGNDFILIDNRCALTPLITPEIAIRMCDRHFGIGADGVIFALPGQKGTDYSMRIFNSDGSEPEMCGNGIRCLAAFLTELEGISRSKDYYLIHTLAGVIRPQLTDDGQVRVDMGSPRLLAQEVPTTLAPGESKVINLPLEIGNQTWHITCVSMGNPHCITFVEDVASIPLEIIGPQFEHHPVFPQRTNTEFIQVVNPSHLKMRVWERGAGITLACGTGACASLVAGVLNNLCDRMAIIELPGGNLEIEWAETDQRIYMTGPAERVFTGKM; encoded by the coding sequence ATGACCATAGAATTTACAAAGTATCACGGTTTGGGCAATGATTTTATTCTGATTGATAACCGTTGCGCCCTAACTCCCCTAATTACCCCTGAAATAGCCATAAGGATGTGCGATCGCCATTTTGGCATTGGTGCTGACGGTGTTATTTTTGCCCTTCCCGGTCAGAAGGGAACAGACTACAGCATGAGAATTTTCAATTCCGATGGTTCGGAACCAGAAATGTGTGGTAATGGTATTCGCTGTTTAGCTGCTTTTTTAACCGAATTGGAAGGAATCTCCCGCAGTAAGGACTACTATTTAATTCATACCCTAGCTGGTGTAATTAGACCCCAACTGACGGATGATGGTCAAGTGAGGGTAGATATGGGTTCACCCCGTTTACTTGCTCAGGAGGTTCCCACAACCCTAGCACCTGGTGAGAGCAAGGTAATTAATCTCCCCCTAGAAATTGGGAACCAAACTTGGCATATTACCTGTGTGAGCATGGGGAACCCTCATTGTATTACCTTTGTGGAGGATGTAGCTAGTATTCCCTTAGAAATTATCGGTCCTCAATTTGAACATCATCCAGTTTTTCCTCAACGTACTAACACAGAGTTCATTCAGGTTGTTAATCCTAGTCACTTAAAAATGCGAGTGTGGGAAAGAGGAGCAGGTATTACCCTAGCATGTGGTACAGGTGCTTGTGCTTCCTTAGTTGCTGGAGTTTTGAATAATTTATGCGATCGCATGGCGATTATAGAACTACCAGGGGGGAACTTAGAAATTGAATGGGCAGAAACCGATCAAAGGATTTATATGACCGGTCCAGCGGAGCGGGTATTTACCGGTAAAATGTAG
- a CDS encoding Hfq-related RNA-binding protein, protein MPPIEFDTTLPSIRQIQNWIKQKTTVQFKLTTGDTITARIFWQDVNCICVVDSQDDHIIISRLAIAYLKVSHDSSPPT, encoded by the coding sequence ATGCCACCCATAGAATTTGATACTACTCTACCCAGTATTCGACAAATACAAAATTGGATCAAGCAGAAAACTACTGTGCAGTTTAAATTGACTACCGGTGATACTATCACTGCTAGGATTTTTTGGCAAGATGTTAACTGTATATGTGTGGTGGATTCTCAAGATGATCATATTATAATTAGTAGACTGGCTATTGCCTATTTAAAGGTGTCCCATGACAGCAGTCCACCAACATAA
- a CDS encoding cation:proton antiporter domain-containing protein, with product MQEDFRLIVDLVSVFAVAACGGMLAALLKQPVLLGYLVGGMIVGPTGLGLIKEVVQVETLAQFGVAFLLFALGVEFSFSQLKKVKAIALGGGGLQIILTIITTVIVCGITGAWETLPAKGVFLGSILSLSSTAVVLKCLMERNETETTHAQVMLGILVIQDLALGLMLAILPALHQPGESIGLALFTAIVRIALFAAGAVVAGIWIMPRILRFLARTESRELFLLGVVTLCLSIAILTEYLGLSIEMGAFVAGLMISEVEYADETLTIVEPLRDVFASLFFASIGMLIDPVFLWQNLDLILGLVALVFLGKFLIITPLVKLFRYPLKTALIAGLGLAQIGEFSFVLASEGQALGLVSRHVYLLIVGTTAVTLMLTPFVLRVIPFLFNLVEFIPWLKPYLVDEQAEDFTEDLPTKDHVVICGYGRIGQNLVRLLEPYQLPVVVIEQSESRIQQLRESGIPYVYGNAVSFHVLETAGVNYAKAMAIALPDPTSIRLCLKRALELSPELDLVVRATQDKNIEVLYQLGAKEVVQPEFEASLEMASHLLMDVGLGKEVIGQKMQQIRQDHYLDLRPECSAAQVSQHLQKVTQDLNRRWYDLPVNSPLIGMTLEELDMRRLIGVSLMAIRRADGTEIDYPHNGTRLQSGDRLLVVGADEELTALVDFAQGSIAVPGGASACQWVTIQANSPILGNNLADLIYKDYGIKVQAIRRDGKLSRNPANVDLKVGDQVLLCGNLPQLNYPEQMQQLLDKPFAIQLPVIPDIHE from the coding sequence GTGCAAGAAGATTTTCGGTTGATTGTGGATTTGGTTTCAGTATTTGCTGTAGCTGCTTGTGGTGGAATGTTAGCAGCTTTGCTGAAACAACCTGTCCTCCTGGGATATCTGGTGGGAGGAATGATTGTTGGACCTACCGGACTGGGTTTAATCAAGGAGGTGGTGCAAGTAGAAACTCTTGCACAGTTTGGTGTAGCTTTTTTATTGTTTGCCTTGGGGGTAGAATTTTCCTTTAGTCAGCTGAAAAAGGTAAAGGCTATAGCCTTGGGCGGTGGGGGATTACAAATTATTCTCACTATTATTACTACTGTTATTGTTTGTGGTATTACCGGTGCTTGGGAAACTTTACCTGCTAAGGGGGTATTTTTAGGTTCTATTCTTTCTCTCTCATCTACAGCAGTCGTTCTCAAATGTTTGATGGAGCGCAATGAAACAGAGACAACCCATGCTCAAGTGATGCTGGGTATTTTGGTGATTCAGGACCTAGCTCTAGGTTTAATGCTGGCAATTTTGCCCGCCCTCCATCAACCAGGAGAATCTATAGGTTTAGCACTCTTCACCGCCATTGTACGCATTGCTTTATTTGCAGCAGGTGCTGTAGTTGCTGGTATTTGGATAATGCCACGTATATTGCGTTTTTTAGCACGCACGGAAAGTCGAGAGTTGTTCCTATTGGGCGTGGTGACCTTGTGTTTATCTATTGCTATCCTAACCGAATATTTGGGTCTTTCCATTGAAATGGGAGCTTTTGTCGCGGGGTTAATGATTTCTGAGGTGGAATATGCGGACGAAACATTAACAATTGTTGAACCGCTACGAGATGTTTTTGCCAGTTTGTTTTTTGCTTCCATCGGGATGTTAATTGATCCGGTGTTTTTATGGCAAAATCTAGATTTGATTCTCGGTTTAGTTGCTCTGGTGTTCCTAGGGAAGTTTTTAATTATTACCCCCTTGGTTAAATTATTTCGCTACCCACTTAAAACAGCTTTGATTGCTGGATTAGGATTGGCTCAAATTGGTGAGTTTTCTTTTGTGCTTGCTAGTGAGGGTCAGGCGTTGGGATTGGTTTCCCGTCATGTCTATTTGTTGATTGTGGGGACAACAGCTGTTACTTTAATGTTGACTCCCTTCGTGCTGAGAGTCATACCATTTTTATTTAATTTAGTAGAGTTTATACCTTGGTTAAAACCTTATTTAGTGGATGAACAAGCAGAAGATTTTACGGAAGACCTACCCACCAAAGATCATGTGGTAATTTGTGGTTATGGTCGTATTGGTCAAAATTTGGTGCGGTTGCTAGAACCCTACCAGTTACCTGTGGTAGTGATTGAACAGTCAGAAAGTCGAATTCAGCAGTTACGGGAATCGGGAATACCTTATGTATATGGTAATGCAGTTAGTTTTCACGTGTTAGAAACCGCTGGGGTAAACTATGCCAAAGCAATGGCGATTGCGCTTCCTGACCCCACAAGCATTCGTCTATGTTTAAAAAGGGCTTTGGAGTTATCACCGGAATTAGACTTAGTGGTGCGTGCTACTCAGGATAAAAATATTGAGGTACTTTATCAGTTGGGTGCGAAGGAGGTAGTGCAACCAGAATTTGAAGCTAGTTTGGAAATGGCCTCCCACTTACTAATGGATGTGGGACTAGGGAAAGAGGTAATAGGGCAAAAAATGCAGCAAATACGTCAAGATCATTATTTGGATTTACGACCGGAATGCTCTGCTGCTCAAGTTTCCCAGCACTTACAAAAAGTCACCCAGGATTTAAACCGTCGTTGGTATGACCTACCTGTTAATTCTCCTTTAATTGGGATGACCCTAGAGGAATTGGATATGCGTCGTCTCATTGGAGTTAGTTTAATGGCTATTCGTCGTGCTGATGGCACAGAAATAGATTATCCCCATAATGGTACACGACTACAATCAGGCGATCGCCTGTTGGTGGTGGGTGCAGATGAGGAACTAACAGCTTTAGTAGATTTTGCCCAGGGTAGCATTGCAGTTCCAGGGGGAGCAAGTGCTTGTCAGTGGGTAACGATTCAGGCTAATTCTCCCATTTTGGGTAATAATCTGGCGGATTTGATTTATAAAGATTATGGAATAAAAGTGCAAGCAATCCGTCGGGATGGTAAATTAAGTCGCAATCCGGCCAATGTGGATCTGAAAGTTGGAGATCAGGTTCTACTATGTGGTAATTTGCCTCAACTCAATTACCCAGAGCAGATGCAACAGTTACTTGACAAGCCGTTTGCCATACAATTGCCTGTCATACCTGATATTCATGAATGA
- the thiS gene encoding sulfur carrier protein ThiS, with the protein MMYVTLQVNGESRTFPPATFLPELLQKLGFNPRLVAVEYNGEILHHQFWSETQIKDGDHLEIVTIVGGG; encoded by the coding sequence ATGATGTATGTCACCTTACAAGTAAATGGAGAAAGTCGCACCTTTCCACCAGCAACTTTTTTACCAGAATTACTCCAAAAACTGGGTTTTAACCCTCGATTGGTAGCTGTAGAATACAATGGTGAAATTTTACACCATCAATTTTGGTCAGAAACGCAAATCAAGGATGGTGACCACCTGGAAATTGTTACCATTGTGGGTGGAGGCTAA
- a CDS encoding glutamate--cysteine ligase has translation MFFFGIEHEVAFINHQGKFADFNCTNFQDFQQIVDALPIYPHDYLELRVGDAGIKKKRWYIEGFERFDLGGALLNCSPKGIEIRTTIHPTIQGVIDELTTSFSLLSQVANNRGFVPVLVSFNPYTCKFEPQPPLNDFELQQLQVYPDEQTAYIYMVSYGPDLNISLADLPMEKVIDIGQKLTYYSPFIVPFTYSSPFYHGTLWDGLSVRTFIRTGKRSATLVFVENQQQLITSTPSLTKIARIPAEIGRIEFKACDSCDDFAIYAGLLTLLKGLVLDNTLLDRAIVPNAKLHQISAKQGFDHEDIFNMANKLLKAAEEALINDSDVKFLDPLKQILLSRKTKSHQLIELWKSMGSIEETLKNTYRSLLT, from the coding sequence ATGTTTTTTTTTGGAATTGAACATGAAGTAGCTTTTATCAACCACCAGGGAAAGTTTGCCGATTTTAACTGCACAAATTTTCAAGACTTTCAACAAATAGTTGATGCTTTGCCCATTTATCCTCATGATTATCTGGAGTTAAGAGTTGGTGATGCGGGGATTAAAAAGAAAAGATGGTATATTGAAGGATTTGAAAGATTTGATCTGGGGGGAGCATTACTGAATTGTTCCCCCAAAGGAATTGAAATTAGAACTACCATACATCCAACTATTCAAGGTGTCATTGATGAATTGACTACCAGTTTTTCTTTGTTGAGCCAAGTGGCTAATAATCGGGGGTTTGTTCCCGTTTTGGTCAGCTTTAATCCCTACACCTGTAAATTTGAACCACAACCACCATTAAATGATTTTGAACTCCAACAATTACAGGTATATCCTGATGAACAAACTGCCTATATCTATATGGTTTCTTATGGACCAGATTTAAATATTTCCCTGGCAGATTTACCAATGGAAAAGGTAATTGATATCGGTCAAAAATTGACCTACTACAGTCCTTTTATTGTTCCTTTTACCTATAGTTCACCATTTTATCATGGTACTCTCTGGGATGGACTTTCTGTGAGAACCTTTATCAGAACGGGAAAAAGATCTGCTACTTTAGTATTTGTAGAGAACCAGCAACAGCTGATTACAAGTACGCCTTCATTAACTAAAATAGCTCGTATTCCAGCTGAAATTGGCAGAATAGAGTTTAAAGCCTGTGATAGTTGTGATGATTTTGCTATTTATGCAGGTCTATTAACATTATTGAAGGGTCTGGTACTGGATAACACTTTATTAGACAGGGCTATTGTACCCAATGCTAAGCTACATCAAATTTCCGCCAAACAGGGATTTGACCATGAGGATATTTTTAACATGGCTAATAAACTTTTAAAAGCTGCTGAGGAAGCTTTGATTAATGATTCAGATGTTAAGTTTTTGGATCCATTAAAACAAATTTTACTGAGTCGCAAAACTAAGTCCCATCAACTAATTGAATTGTGGAAAAGTATGGGTTCAATTGAGGAAACACTTAAAAACACATACCGTTCCCTGTTAACATAA
- a CDS encoding Mo-dependent nitrogenase C-terminal domain-containing protein, producing the protein MSATPYTREQIAVWLRGLLTIAWADGNFDTQEQELINSITKDQLAPCVNFQSLETITPEELAAMLGESTPAAENFLRTAVMVAIADGIYSPSEEKILKQFCRALKLDPHILNSLQHTLENLENRELEDEVPENKINSLDLLHPLREWLDRLEIHDHRLARFLCNMIPSQCPFERDVTLFGKKIVHIPPMCKINPLYEQLVGLRFRALSYLADDCQEDISKYI; encoded by the coding sequence ATGAGTGCTACTCCCTATACCAGAGAACAAATCGCAGTTTGGTTACGTGGACTACTAACTATTGCTTGGGCTGATGGTAATTTTGATACTCAGGAGCAAGAGCTAATCAACAGTATTACCAAAGACCAACTAGCTCCTTGTGTTAACTTCCAGTCCCTAGAAACCATTACACCCGAGGAACTAGCAGCTATGCTAGGGGAATCCACTCCAGCAGCGGAAAATTTCCTACGAACAGCAGTAATGGTGGCGATCGCAGATGGAATATATTCTCCCAGTGAGGAAAAAATATTAAAACAGTTTTGTCGAGCGTTAAAATTGGATCCCCACATACTCAACAGTTTACAACACACTTTAGAAAATTTAGAAAATAGGGAGTTGGAAGATGAAGTCCCAGAAAACAAAATAAACTCACTAGACTTATTACACCCGCTCCGGGAATGGTTAGATAGACTGGAAATTCACGATCACCGATTGGCTAGATTCTTGTGCAACATGATTCCTTCCCAATGTCCTTTTGAAAGGGATGTTACGCTTTTTGGCAAAAAAATAGTCCACATTCCACCCATGTGTAAAATCAACCCCCTCTATGAACAATTAGTTGGGTTACGCTTCCGCGCTTTGTCCTATCTTGCAGATGATTGTCAGGAGGATATTTCCAAATACATCTAG
- the obgE gene encoding GTPase ObgE, translating into MQFIDQAIIEVEAGKGGDGIVAFRREKYVPAGGPSGGNGGKGGSVIFVADPNLQTLLDFRYKHLFKAENGGRGGPNNCTGAGGKDLIVEVPCGTAIYDGTTDGLLCDLVEPQQRFRAAEGGKGGLGNQHFLSNRNRAPEYSLPGLEGEKKVLRLELKLLAEVGIIGLPNAGKSTLISSLSAARPKIADYPFTTLIPNLGVVKKPTGDGTVFADIPGLIEGASNGAGLGHDFLRHIERTRILLHLIDSTSEDVIADYHTIQAELKAYDRGLAKRPQILALNKVDAVDQETVDLNGLAIRLNHLSLAPVFIISAVTRTGLDAMMQEIWQVLDQINPIQAET; encoded by the coding sequence ATGCAATTTATAGACCAAGCAATTATTGAGGTGGAAGCAGGTAAAGGTGGTGATGGTATTGTGGCTTTCCGCAGGGAGAAATATGTCCCAGCAGGTGGTCCTTCCGGTGGAAACGGAGGGAAGGGTGGTTCGGTAATTTTTGTGGCGGATCCCAATCTCCAAACTCTATTGGACTTTAGATACAAACACTTATTTAAAGCGGAAAATGGCGGTCGTGGAGGTCCCAATAATTGTACGGGTGCTGGTGGCAAAGATTTAATCGTGGAAGTTCCCTGCGGTACTGCTATTTATGATGGAACAACGGATGGTTTATTATGTGATTTAGTGGAACCACAACAACGGTTTCGCGCAGCAGAAGGAGGTAAGGGTGGACTGGGAAATCAGCACTTTCTCAGCAACCGCAACCGCGCCCCAGAATACTCACTCCCCGGTCTGGAAGGAGAAAAAAAGGTTTTGCGCTTGGAGTTAAAACTGTTAGCAGAAGTCGGTATTATCGGTTTACCCAATGCTGGTAAGTCAACTTTAATTTCTTCCCTGTCTGCTGCACGTCCCAAAATCGCTGATTATCCTTTTACTACTCTAATTCCCAATTTGGGCGTGGTGAAAAAACCCACGGGTGATGGTACGGTATTTGCTGATATTCCAGGTCTAATTGAGGGCGCATCCAATGGTGCAGGCTTAGGTCATGACTTCTTACGTCACATCGAACGTACCCGGATCCTCTTACATCTCATAGATAGTACCAGTGAAGATGTTATTGCTGACTATCACACTATCCAAGCGGAACTCAAAGCCTACGACAGAGGTTTGGCTAAACGACCACAGATTTTAGCTCTTAACAAGGTTGATGCTGTGGATCAAGAAACTGTGGATTTAAATGGACTAGCCATAAGGTTAAATCACCTATCCCTAGCCCCAGTTTTTATTATTTCCGCTGTCACTCGCACAGGACTAGATGCCATGATGCAAGAAATATGGCAAGTACTAGATCAGATTAATCCTATTCAAGCAGAAACATAA